One part of the Lytechinus pictus isolate F3 Inbred chromosome 3, Lp3.0, whole genome shotgun sequence genome encodes these proteins:
- the LOC129257767 gene encoding cytoplasmic polyadenylation element-binding protein 1-like: MSLLSVKPGYVQRGTEKRVRFDCAPPVVHLINNQQQQQQQGSRVDCPPPPPPAPGLPVPAQGGAGNNVDIFRQINALLENSLDLRGIGSNQGAGPVNNGDLAWPCRVLTFPSPRRQQVLGNTPHSEMRDEVPHINANLLEAARAQIQSSSSSNTMDAKMTLPPSISTSTSLPTPQGSTNGTDFISFLPNVPGSPVSQSTWSSHPVCTNPKDAITLSNIDRYLSGGGAFPDEGACSHIVSMLESLPASSVGSDQYPSSVSSVNSPSSDSSVLWDHVFSPINQAGGGAGNRDLKCPSPSDSDSSGVSSAGSMNDAQLAESLSQMMGNLNLTGDPAFRNPNTQMGLNMGMPNISPAMLLQGGLQGNLPGAFPNMPFSQTGQSVTDSNMYRALPPPALDFNDPNVQALTRQLLMDPKLNSLEKLFNALPTDPSNIEKLARLNRQAAAICQPTCTWSGQLPPKVYRNPTYSCKVFLGGVPWDITEAGLQASFKPFGLIRVEWPGKDGKHPRYPPKGMSVSQVQHQRGLHSDI; encoded by the exons ATGAGTTTGTTATCG GTCAAACCTGGATACGTGCAGCGGGGTACGGAGAAGAGAGTTCGATTCGATTGCGCTCCGCCAGTCGTGCATCTTATCAAcaatcagcagcagcagcaacagcaagGCTCACGCGTAGACTGCCCTCCCCCGCCGCCTCCCGCTCCCGGTCTGCCTGTACCTGCCCAAGGTGGTGCTGGCAATAACGTGGATATATTTCGCCAGATCAACGCCCTGTTGGAAAACTCACTGGATTTACGTGGAATAGGTTCGAACCAGGGAGCAGGACCGGTCAACAACGGGGACTTAGCCTGGCCATGTAGAGTTCTCACCTTTCCAAGCCCAAGGAGACAGCAAGTACTTGGGAACACGCCTCATTCTGAAATGAGAGATGAAG TACCACACATCAACGCAAACCTATTAGAAGCTGCTAGAGCCCAGATCCAGTCGTCATCCTCCTCCAACACAATGGATGCCAAGATGACGCTACCCCCCTCGATCAGCACCTCTACATCCTTACCCACACCCCAAGGCTCTACCAATGGTACAGACTTCATATCTTTCCTCCCCAACGTTCCCGGCTCCCCGGTCTCCCAGAGCACCTGGAGCTCCCATCCCGTCTGCACCAACCCCAAAGATGCAATCACTCTGTCCAACATCGACCGCTACCTCAGTGGAGGAGGGGCGTTCCCGGACGAAGGAGCCTGCAGCCACATCGTGTCGATGCTGGAGTCCTTGCCGGCCAGCAGCGTGGGCAGTGACCAGTATCCATCGTCCGTGAGCAGCGTCAACAGTCCAAGTTCAGATTCTTCCGTGCTGTGGGATCATGTCTTCTCCCCCATCAACCAGGCTGGAGGTGGGGCAGGGAATAGAGACCTGAAGTGCCCAAGTCCCAGTGATTCTGACAGCAGTGGAGTCAGCTCCGCTGGATCCATGAATGATGCCCAGCTGGCAGAAAGCCTCTCTCAAatgatg GGCAACCTGAATCTCACAGGAGACCCTGCATTCCGAAACCCTAACACACAGATGGGTCTTAACATGGGTATGCCTAACATATCGCCAGCAATGCTTTTGCAGGGCGGGCTTCAGGGAAATCTACCTGGAGCCTTTCCCAACATGCCGTTCTCCCAGACTGGTCAGTCGGTGACGGACTCCAACATGTACAGAGCCCTACCTCCTCCTGCTCTGGACTTCAACGATCCCAACGTCCAGGCATTGACCAGGCAACTCCTTATGGATCCTAAGTTGAACAGCCTCGAGAAGCTCTTTAATGCCCTTCCAACTGATCCTAGTAACATTGAGAAGTTGGCTCGACTTAACAGACAGGCAGCAG CTATCTGCCAGCCAACTTGTACGTGGAGTGGGCAGTTACCTCCTAAAGTGTACCGTAATCCAACGTACTCCTGCAAAGTATTCCTTGGTGGCGTTCCGTGGGATATCACAGAAG